A genomic stretch from Sphingomonas faeni includes:
- a CDS encoding FecR family protein yields the protein MPGRRPSNSFDANRAASNRTAADWIARLNADDATPRDAADFRRWLAANPDHAARFERATDLWEMVPGTAPSPAPVTRRRAIGGLVALTATTAGGTFAFQAAYAATPYETGIGEQRRIGLQDGSSLLLDAATRVRVIATPERRRLWLARGRIDLTVAPLTTPFTIDVGAGDMTAAAGRFDLRRDRDDRVAVTAIEGSAAVATTGAARRLTGGERLRAGRIDRPDLAATQAWTSGRAAFHDDTLATVAEEANRYSTTRLVIADPAVAGVRVSGMYRVGDNVALGRSLAALLALRVRTIEGAVLLGG from the coding sequence ATGCCCGGCCGCCGTCCCTCGAACAGCTTCGATGCGAACCGGGCAGCCAGCAACCGAACCGCTGCCGACTGGATCGCACGGCTCAATGCCGACGATGCGACGCCGCGCGATGCGGCGGACTTCCGGCGCTGGCTCGCCGCGAACCCCGACCATGCCGCGCGGTTCGAGCGTGCGACCGATCTTTGGGAGATGGTGCCGGGGACCGCGCCGTCGCCGGCGCCGGTGACGCGGCGCCGGGCGATCGGCGGGCTGGTGGCGCTGACCGCGACGACGGCCGGCGGCACGTTTGCGTTCCAGGCGGCCTATGCGGCGACGCCGTATGAGACGGGGATCGGCGAACAGCGGCGGATCGGGCTGCAAGACGGCTCGTCGCTGCTGCTCGATGCGGCGACCCGCGTGCGCGTGATCGCAACCCCCGAGCGGCGGCGGCTCTGGCTGGCGCGCGGTCGGATCGACCTGACCGTGGCGCCGCTGACGACCCCGTTCACGATCGACGTGGGGGCCGGGGACATGACCGCGGCGGCCGGACGGTTCGATCTGCGCCGCGACCGCGACGACCGGGTGGCGGTGACCGCGATCGAGGGCAGCGCGGCGGTGGCGACGACCGGCGCAGCGCGACGGCTGACCGGTGGCGAGCGGCTGCGCGCGGGCCGGATCGATCGCCCCGATCTTGCCGCGACGCAGGCCTGGACCAGCGGGCGTGCGGCGTTCCACGACGATACGCTGGCGACGGTCGCCGAAGAGGCCAACCGCTACAGCACGACCCGGCTGGTGATCGCCGACCCCGCGGTCGCCGGAGTGCGCGTCAGCGGGATGTACCGGGTGGGCGACAATGTCGCGCTGGGCCGGTCGCTCGCGGCGCTGCTCGCGCTGCGGGTGCGGACGATCGAGGGCGCGGTCCTGCTCGGCGGATAA
- a CDS encoding TonB-dependent receptor gives MITNRRRLRRSFVLGAAVAALSTAFLATAATAQARVTLHLAAQPLGKALEALARQSGTDILFTPAAVAGMTAPALNGTMAPQAAVERLIAGTPLTVRREANGALLVSGAVVGTAPQTVATEALQNDTAEIVVTGYASSLTTALAQKRKATNVIDVVKAEDIGKFPAQNIAEALQRVPGVSIVRDRGEGVFVRIRGLGANFQVVTLNDRSVAVNENVRDSGQSGRQFRFDTLPSELMSAVEVIKSPRASLDEGGIGGTINLRTFRPLDLKKPVLSLSATASSPRLADTVDPRLSGMASWASPDGKIGALIAAVYDERTTRQDRITGVGWADGKIDTDGNGSLDSATTLIPTAIRPTLEREKRDRIGLNGEVQWKPDDRFELNVDGLWSRLNVAYDELTYSAADGAGLPRGIVPGSAVIENGVLTGATTTASTTQIGRETSMLQYKNWLFGTNARWQAGGWTIAADGSIGQAYSNTPEPIYRTRLLGTVGATTFDFGKAGDRLPNVTLLNADLSNPALLPGRRIEYRVNDSKDRERAAKLDITRDLSGVFSALHVGAKYQKRTRAYNRRDINFTSGITGKSFDASYFVPFPVDDFLDGAKGDLPTTWAMPDPAKFLAAATGKEALLAAPLARGDLRNSYAIGEEILAGYGMADFAFPVGGIAVRGDVGVRYARTRQTSSGYADDGKVALPVSYEKTYDNFLPSLNLVAEFTPKLQMRFAASKVITRPSLADLAPRLTINSSPTVLTAVGGNPELKPFEAWQYDGTVEWYFAPGSALVGGVFYKDITTFVFQQTRDFVLDGQTYRLTAPKNGGDAYVAGVEIAYQQLFKMLPAPFDGLGAQANYTHTATGGTYALATGGTFRDGLVDVAKDSFNLTAFYEKERVGARVSYSWRGNVLRDVGGAGLAANNDSAFGSLDFDMSYKVTPNVTFVVQGMNVAGGVQWQYVRDNQFAGYTDYGRTFTAGVRAKF, from the coding sequence GTGATCACCAATCGCCGGCGTCTGCGCCGATCGTTCGTGCTGGGCGCCGCCGTTGCTGCGCTGTCGACCGCCTTTCTCGCCACCGCCGCCACCGCACAGGCGCGCGTAACCCTGCATCTCGCAGCCCAACCGCTCGGCAAGGCGCTCGAAGCGCTCGCCCGCCAGAGTGGCACCGACATCCTGTTTACGCCCGCCGCCGTTGCCGGGATGACCGCCCCCGCGCTCAACGGCACGATGGCCCCGCAGGCTGCGGTCGAGCGCCTGATTGCAGGCACACCGCTCACCGTACGTCGCGAGGCCAATGGCGCGCTGCTCGTCTCGGGTGCGGTAGTCGGCACCGCGCCGCAGACAGTGGCGACCGAAGCCCTTCAAAACGACACCGCCGAGATCGTCGTCACCGGCTATGCCAGCAGCCTGACCACCGCGCTCGCGCAGAAGCGCAAGGCGACCAACGTCATCGACGTCGTCAAGGCCGAGGACATCGGCAAGTTCCCCGCGCAGAACATCGCCGAGGCGCTCCAGCGCGTCCCCGGCGTGTCGATCGTCCGCGATCGCGGCGAGGGCGTGTTCGTCCGCATCCGCGGGCTCGGCGCCAATTTCCAGGTGGTGACGCTCAACGATCGCTCGGTCGCGGTGAACGAGAACGTCCGCGACAGCGGCCAGAGCGGCCGCCAGTTCCGCTTCGACACGCTCCCGTCCGAACTCATGTCCGCGGTCGAGGTGATCAAGAGCCCGCGCGCGAGCCTCGACGAAGGCGGCATCGGTGGGACGATCAACCTGCGCACTTTCCGCCCGCTTGACCTGAAGAAGCCGGTGCTGTCGCTGTCTGCCACTGCCAGTTCGCCGCGGCTTGCCGATACGGTCGACCCGCGCCTGTCGGGCATGGCGAGCTGGGCGAGCCCCGACGGCAAGATCGGCGCGCTGATCGCCGCCGTCTATGACGAGCGCACCACCCGCCAAGACCGCATCACCGGCGTCGGCTGGGCGGACGGCAAGATCGATACCGACGGCAACGGCTCGCTCGACAGCGCGACGACCCTGATCCCGACCGCGATCCGCCCGACGCTCGAACGCGAGAAACGCGACCGGATCGGCCTCAATGGCGAGGTGCAGTGGAAGCCCGATGACCGGTTCGAGCTGAACGTCGATGGGCTGTGGAGCCGGCTGAACGTCGCCTATGACGAGCTGACCTATTCGGCGGCGGATGGCGCCGGCCTGCCGCGCGGGATCGTGCCGGGTAGCGCGGTGATCGAGAATGGCGTGCTGACCGGCGCGACCACGACCGCCTCGACCACGCAGATCGGTCGCGAGACGTCCATGCTGCAATATAAGAACTGGCTGTTCGGCACCAACGCACGGTGGCAGGCGGGCGGCTGGACGATCGCTGCGGATGGTAGCATCGGCCAGGCCTATTCGAACACGCCGGAGCCGATCTATCGCACCCGCCTGCTCGGGACAGTCGGCGCGACGACGTTCGACTTCGGCAAGGCCGGCGACCGGCTGCCCAACGTGACCCTGCTGAACGCCGACCTGTCGAACCCGGCGCTGTTGCCGGGGCGGCGGATCGAATACCGCGTCAACGATTCGAAGGACCGCGAGCGCGCCGCCAAGCTCGACATCACGCGCGACCTGAGCGGCGTCTTCAGCGCGCTGCACGTCGGTGCAAAATACCAGAAGCGGACGCGCGCCTATAATCGCCGCGACATCAACTTCACCAGCGGCATCACCGGCAAGTCTTTCGACGCGAGCTATTTCGTGCCGTTCCCGGTCGATGACTTCCTCGACGGGGCCAAGGGCGACCTGCCGACGACCTGGGCGATGCCCGATCCCGCCAAGTTCCTCGCCGCCGCCACCGGCAAGGAGGCCTTGCTCGCCGCCCCGCTCGCGCGCGGCGATCTGCGAAACAGCTATGCGATCGGCGAGGAGATCCTCGCGGGCTACGGCATGGCCGACTTCGCGTTCCCGGTCGGCGGCATCGCGGTGCGCGGCGACGTCGGCGTGCGCTATGCCCGGACGCGCCAGACCTCGTCGGGCTATGCCGACGACGGCAAGGTCGCGCTGCCGGTCAGCTACGAGAAGACATACGACAATTTCCTCCCCTCGCTCAATCTGGTCGCTGAGTTCACCCCCAAATTGCAGATGCGCTTCGCCGCGTCGAAGGTGATCACCCGCCCGTCGCTGGCCGATCTGGCCCCGCGGCTGACGATCAATTCGAGCCCGACCGTCCTCACCGCGGTCGGTGGCAACCCCGAATTGAAGCCGTTCGAGGCGTGGCAATATGACGGCACCGTCGAATGGTATTTCGCGCCCGGCAGCGCGCTGGTCGGCGGCGTGTTCTACAAGGACATCACCACCTTCGTGTTCCAGCAGACGCGCGACTTCGTCCTCGACGGACAGACCTATCGCCTGACCGCGCCAAAGAACGGTGGCGACGCCTATGTCGCCGGCGTCGAGATCGCGTACCAGCAGCTCTTCAAGATGCTCCCCGCACCGTTCGATGGTCTCGGCGCGCAGGCGAACTACACGCACACCGCGACCGGCGGCACCTATGCGCTGGCGACGGGCGGTACGTTCCGCGATGGGCTGGTCGACGTCGCCAAGGACAGCTTCAATCTGACGGCGTTCTACGAGAAGGAGCGCGTCGGCGCGCGCGTCAGCTACAGCTGGCGCGGCAACGTGCTGCGCGACGTCGGCGGGGCGGGGCTTGCCGCCAACAATGACAGTGCGTTCGGCAGTCTCGATTTCGACATGTCGTACAAGGTCACGCCGAACGTCACCTTCGTCGTGCAAGGGATGAACGTCGCAGGCGGCGTCCAGTGGCAATATGTCCGCGACAACCAGTTCGCGGGCTATACCGATTACGGGCGGACGTTCACCGCCGGCGTAAGGGCGAAGTTCTGA
- a CDS encoding RNA polymerase sigma factor, which produces MTTSDLTTTDAGARRLWAGWSRLRAQVERMTRRTDGEDLLHDAYVSMAGLANAPRNDEAFLVHAAVNRGRDAFRREAVRGVCEPAEAIDWLRDPTPIQDEVMIAKARLARVREGIGRLSPRTREIFLMQRLDGYKYREIAERLDISQGAVEKHMAKAMTFLADWTEGW; this is translated from the coding sequence ATGACCACGTCCGACCTTACGACGACCGACGCCGGGGCACGTCGCTTATGGGCGGGGTGGTCGCGGTTGCGCGCGCAGGTCGAGCGGATGACGCGGCGCACGGATGGCGAGGACCTGCTCCACGATGCCTATGTCAGCATGGCGGGGCTGGCGAACGCGCCGCGCAACGACGAGGCGTTCCTGGTCCACGCCGCGGTCAACCGGGGGCGCGACGCGTTTCGCCGGGAGGCGGTGCGCGGGGTGTGCGAACCGGCCGAGGCGATCGACTGGCTGCGCGATCCCACACCAATCCAGGACGAGGTGATGATCGCCAAGGCGCGGCTGGCGCGGGTCCGCGAGGGAATCGGCCGACTGTCTCCCAGGACCCGCGAGATTTTTCTGATGCAGCGGCTCGACGGGTATAAGTATCGCGAGATTGCCGAGCGCCTGGACATCAGCCAGGGCGCGGTCGAGAAGCACATGGCCAAGGCAATGACGTTCTTGGCCGATTGGACGGAGGGTTGGTAA